From the genome of Dickeya aquatica, one region includes:
- the mobB gene encoding molybdopterin-guanine dinucleotide biosynthesis protein MobB: MADIPILAIVAHSGTGKTTLLKQLIPELNKHGIRVGIIKHTHHDMDVDKPGKDSYELRKAGARQTLVASNTRWALMTETPEQQEPNLFFLASRMDSSTLDLILVEGFKHESVDKILLYRHNSGNNEVMDIDDCTLAIASDVPLTHPKLCLDLNQPPLIAVFIRDWLHKRKVSA; this comes from the coding sequence ATGGCTGATATACCCATTCTGGCGATTGTCGCCCATAGCGGTACGGGAAAAACCACATTACTCAAACAGTTAATACCTGAGCTAAATAAGCACGGCATACGGGTAGGAATTATCAAACATACTCACCACGATATGGATGTCGATAAGCCGGGTAAAGACAGTTATGAGCTACGCAAAGCTGGTGCCAGGCAAACTCTGGTTGCCAGTAATACTCGCTGGGCATTGATGACAGAAACACCCGAACAACAAGAACCCAACCTGTTTTTTCTGGCCAGCAGAATGGATAGTTCAACGCTGGATTTAATTCTGGTAGAAGGTTTTAAGCATGAATCTGTCGATAAAATCCTGCTTTACCGCCATAACTCTGGGAATAATGAGGTAATGGATATCGATGACTGCACACTGGCTATAGCCAGCGATGTACCATTAACACATCCCAAGCTTTGTCTGGATTTAAACCAGCCACCACTCATAGCAGTGTTTATCCGAGACTGGCTGCACAAAAGAAAAGTATCAGCGTAA
- the polA gene encoding DNA polymerase I, with protein sequence MVQIADNPFILVDGSSYLYRAFHAFPPLTNSAGEPTGAMYGVLNMLRSLLQQYHPSRVAVVFDAKGKTFRDALFEDYKSHRPPMPDELRAQIEPLHRMVRAMGLPLLSVPGVEADDVIGTLAQQAERAGLPVLISTGDKDMAQLVTPNITLINTMNNTILGPDEVCAKYGIPPALIIDFLALMGDSSDNIPGVPGVGEKTAQALLQGVGGWDALYANLDKIAMLTFRGAKTMAAKLEQHKDVAYLSYQLATIKTDVALELGCEQLTVNELDSHELRELFTRYEFKRWLSDVEAGQWLQNGKKSQPAVPFVKDSQETVPVSDEVACVLPQDGYITILDEPVLQDWITRIRTAGVFSFDTETDGLDTLTANLVGLSLAIKPGEAAYLPLAHDYLDAPAQLDRERVLALLKPLLEDPAIGKIGQNLKFDKGVMARYGISLSGIVFDTMLESYVLDSVAGRHDMDSLADRYLQHKTITFEEIAGKGKNQLTFNQIPLEQAAVYAAEDADVTLRLHQALWAKLEPQPVLRNVFQNIDMPLVPVLSRMERTGVLIDTAILAAHSQELTQRLAELEVQAHELAGEAFNLSSPKQLGAILYEKLQLPVIKKTPKGAPSTNEEVLAELALDYPLPKLILEHRGLAKLKSTYTDKLPQMINPQTERVHTSYHQAVTATGRLSSSDPNLQNIPVRNEQGRRIRQAFIAPEGFSILAADYSQIELRIMAHLSRDAGLLNAFSQGLDIHRATAADVFGLPLEKVTSEQRRSAKAINFGLIYGMSAFGLARQLSIPRNDAQKYMNLYFERYPGVQEYMARTRQQAAEQGYVSTLDGRRLYLPDIHSRNAMSRKAAERAAINAPMQGTAADIIKKAMIAIDAWLQQEKPAVTMLMQVHDELVFEVHHTALEEVSARIRQLMEGCMQLDVPLRVDIGTGSNWDQAH encoded by the coding sequence ATGGTTCAAATAGCGGATAACCCCTTTATTCTGGTCGATGGTTCCTCTTATCTCTATCGTGCTTTTCATGCATTTCCTCCGCTGACCAACAGTGCAGGTGAGCCCACCGGGGCAATGTATGGTGTACTGAATATGCTGCGCAGCTTGTTGCAGCAGTACCACCCCAGCCGTGTTGCGGTTGTATTTGATGCTAAAGGCAAAACATTCCGCGACGCGTTGTTCGAGGATTACAAATCGCATCGTCCACCGATGCCTGATGAATTGCGGGCTCAGATAGAGCCTTTGCATCGAATGGTCAGGGCGATGGGATTGCCGTTGCTTTCTGTACCCGGTGTTGAGGCCGATGATGTGATTGGTACACTGGCGCAACAGGCTGAACGAGCTGGCCTGCCTGTGCTTATCAGTACCGGTGACAAAGACATGGCACAACTGGTTACGCCAAATATCACGTTAATTAACACCATGAATAACACTATTCTTGGGCCGGACGAGGTGTGTGCCAAATACGGTATTCCACCTGCATTGATTATCGATTTTCTGGCCCTGATGGGGGATTCATCAGATAACATTCCCGGTGTTCCGGGGGTGGGAGAGAAGACCGCTCAGGCATTACTACAGGGTGTGGGGGGCTGGGATGCTCTGTATGCCAATCTGGATAAGATTGCCATGCTGACGTTCCGTGGTGCAAAAACCATGGCGGCGAAACTGGAGCAGCATAAGGACGTGGCTTATCTCTCCTATCAACTGGCTACGATTAAAACCGATGTTGCGCTGGAGCTCGGCTGTGAGCAGCTTACCGTCAATGAGTTAGACAGCCATGAGCTGCGTGAACTGTTTACCCGCTATGAGTTCAAACGCTGGCTATCTGATGTCGAGGCTGGACAATGGTTACAGAATGGCAAGAAAAGCCAGCCAGCAGTGCCGTTTGTGAAGGATTCACAAGAGACAGTACCTGTATCTGACGAGGTAGCTTGTGTTTTACCTCAGGATGGCTACATCACTATTTTGGATGAGCCTGTCTTACAGGATTGGATAACGCGTATTCGCACTGCGGGTGTGTTCTCGTTTGATACCGAAACCGATGGGCTTGATACCCTGACCGCCAATCTGGTGGGCCTGTCGCTGGCGATTAAGCCGGGTGAGGCTGCGTATTTACCATTGGCGCATGACTACCTTGATGCTCCAGCACAGCTTGACCGCGAGCGTGTGTTGGCGCTGTTGAAACCGTTGTTGGAAGACCCGGCTATCGGCAAAATTGGCCAAAACCTGAAGTTCGATAAAGGCGTGATGGCTCGTTATGGTATCTCTCTGAGTGGTATTGTTTTTGACACCATGCTGGAGTCGTATGTGCTGGATAGCGTGGCTGGCCGCCATGATATGGACAGCCTGGCCGACCGTTATTTGCAGCATAAAACCATTACGTTTGAAGAAATTGCCGGTAAAGGTAAAAACCAACTGACGTTTAATCAGATTCCGCTGGAGCAGGCAGCAGTCTATGCGGCTGAAGATGCGGATGTAACGCTGCGTTTGCACCAGGCGTTATGGGCGAAACTGGAGCCGCAACCGGTGCTTCGTAACGTCTTTCAGAATATTGATATGCCGCTGGTGCCCGTGTTATCTCGCATGGAGCGTACTGGCGTGCTGATTGATACTGCCATTCTGGCTGCGCATTCTCAGGAATTGACTCAACGCCTGGCTGAACTGGAAGTTCAGGCGCACGAGTTGGCGGGTGAAGCGTTCAATTTATCGTCCCCGAAACAGTTGGGGGCTATTTTGTACGAAAAATTGCAGTTGCCTGTTATCAAGAAAACGCCGAAAGGCGCGCCATCGACTAACGAAGAAGTGCTGGCAGAGCTGGCGCTGGATTACCCACTGCCCAAATTGATTCTTGAGCACCGCGGGTTGGCCAAGCTGAAATCCACTTATACCGATAAGCTACCGCAGATGATAAACCCGCAAACCGAGCGGGTGCACACCTCCTATCATCAGGCGGTGACGGCAACCGGCCGGCTTTCGTCGAGTGACCCGAATTTGCAAAATATCCCGGTGCGTAATGAACAGGGACGACGGATTCGTCAGGCGTTTATTGCCCCGGAAGGCTTCAGTATTCTGGCGGCAGACTACTCGCAAATTGAACTACGGATCATGGCACATTTGTCACGAGATGCCGGGTTACTGAATGCCTTTTCCCAGGGGCTGGATATTCACCGGGCGACAGCGGCTGACGTGTTTGGTTTACCGCTGGAGAAAGTCACGAGCGAGCAGCGCCGTAGCGCGAAAGCTATCAATTTTGGCCTGATTTATGGCATGAGTGCATTTGGCCTGGCACGCCAGTTGAGTATTCCCCGTAACGATGCACAAAAATACATGAACCTCTATTTTGAGCGTTATCCTGGGGTGCAGGAATATATGGCGCGCACGCGCCAACAGGCGGCAGAGCAAGGCTACGTCTCTACGCTGGATGGCCGTCGTCTCTATCTGCCCGATATCCACTCCCGTAATGCCATGAGCCGTAAGGCTGCGGAACGCGCTGCTATCAATGCGCCGATGCAGGGCACCGCGGCGGATATCATCAAGAAAGCCATGATTGCGATTGATGCCTGGCTGCAACAGGAAAAGCCGGCGGTCACTATGCTGATGCAAGTCCATGATGAACTGGTGTTTGAAGTGCACCACACCGCGCTGGAGGAAGTCAGTGCCAGGATTCGTCAGTTGATGGAAGGCTGCATGCAACTGGATGTTCCGCTACGGGTTGATATTGGTACAGGCAGTAACTGGGATCAGGCTCACTAA
- the mobA gene encoding molybdenum cofactor guanylyltransferase MobA, with the protein MITGVILAGGKSSRMGGNDKGLIELEGKPLYQHVIERLMPQVDTLVINANQHQEHYQQSGYPVIGDINRGFSGPLSGVLTGLSVAKTDWVIFVPCDVPALPHDLVSRLRQHHKEALAIYATDGIRPHPTLLLIHTSLSHKLNTFLAKGDRKLMLFLESAGAKPVSFADQPMAFRNLNTPEDLANWQEENNG; encoded by the coding sequence ATGATAACAGGTGTAATTCTCGCTGGAGGGAAGTCCTCCAGAATGGGAGGAAATGACAAAGGGCTGATTGAACTCGAAGGTAAACCCCTGTATCAGCATGTGATTGAACGCCTAATGCCACAAGTGGACACACTGGTAATTAATGCCAACCAGCATCAGGAACATTATCAGCAAAGCGGTTATCCGGTGATAGGTGATATAAATCGAGGGTTTTCCGGGCCGCTTTCAGGCGTACTAACCGGGCTGAGTGTAGCAAAAACGGATTGGGTCATCTTTGTGCCCTGTGATGTTCCCGCACTACCTCATGATTTGGTGTCACGACTTCGTCAGCACCACAAAGAAGCACTGGCGATATATGCCACCGATGGTATCAGGCCACATCCAACATTATTACTTATTCACACCTCGTTGAGTCATAAACTGAATACGTTTCTGGCAAAGGGTGACCGAAAACTGATGCTATTTCTGGAAAGCGCAGGAGCAAAACCTGTTTCATTTGCCGATCAGCCCATGGCTTTTCGCAATCTCAATACCCCGGAAGATCTCGCTAACTGGCAGGAAGAGAATAATGGCTGA
- a CDS encoding YshB family small membrane protein, producing the protein MLESLFSAVTHGAEISSAVGHSSQTAIAAVLCAVLINFFS; encoded by the coding sequence ATGCTGGAATCACTTTTTTCTGCCGTAACGCACGGCGCTGAAATCAGCAGTGCGGTGGGTCACTCATCGCAAACTGCTATTGCAGCCGTGCTCTGTGCAGTATTAATCAATTTCTTCAGCTAA
- a CDS encoding spot 42 RNA, inhibition of DNA synthesis yields the protein MFYLSDLLLHVIGFG from the coding sequence ATGTTCTATCTTTCAGACCTTTTACTTCACGTAATCGGATTTGGCTGA
- a CDS encoding YihD family protein — translation MKCHRVNELIELLHPAWQKEPDLNLVQFLQKLAQEAGFEGALSDLTDDILIYHLKLRDADNTQPIPGLQKDYEEDFKTALLRARGVIKD, via the coding sequence ATGAAATGTCATCGTGTAAATGAGTTGATTGAGCTGCTGCATCCGGCATGGCAGAAAGAGCCGGACCTTAATTTGGTGCAATTTTTACAAAAACTTGCACAGGAAGCCGGGTTTGAGGGGGCGCTTAGTGATTTGACTGATGATATTCTTATTTATCATTTAAAGCTGCGTGATGCGGATAACACTCAGCCTATACCGGGCTTGCAAAAAGATTATGAAGAAGATTTCAAAACAGCATTATTGCGTGCCCGCGGCGTTATTAAAGACTGA
- the yihA gene encoding ribosome biogenesis GTP-binding protein YihA/YsxC — protein MVTQQYNYHVTHFVTSAPDIRHLPADSGIEVAFAGRSNAGKSSALNTLTNQKSLARTSKTPGRTQLINLFEVTQGVRLVDLPGYGYAEVPEEMKRKWQRALGEYLQKRQCLKGLVVLMDIRHPLKDLDQQMLEWAAEAQLPVLVLLTKADKLAQGARKSQLTLVREAVLPLMGDIQVETFSSLKKTGVDKLRQKLDNWFSTLPPQDEQHAADAAQ, from the coding sequence ATTGTGACCCAACAATACAACTACCATGTGACCCATTTTGTCACCAGCGCGCCGGACATTCGTCACCTTCCTGCCGATAGCGGTATTGAGGTCGCCTTTGCCGGACGCTCCAATGCTGGAAAATCCAGTGCGCTGAATACGTTAACCAATCAAAAAAGCCTGGCCAGAACCAGTAAAACGCCCGGCCGAACCCAGCTTATCAACCTGTTTGAAGTGACACAGGGCGTGCGTCTGGTGGATTTACCCGGCTATGGTTATGCCGAAGTGCCAGAAGAAATGAAGCGCAAATGGCAACGCGCACTGGGTGAATATCTGCAAAAGCGCCAATGCCTCAAGGGGCTGGTGGTGCTGATGGATATTCGTCATCCGTTAAAAGATCTCGACCAGCAAATGCTGGAATGGGCCGCAGAGGCTCAGTTGCCGGTGCTGGTTCTGCTAACCAAAGCTGACAAACTGGCGCAGGGTGCGCGTAAATCGCAGCTAACCCTGGTGCGGGAAGCGGTGTTACCACTAATGGGGGACATTCAGGTTGAGACATTCTCATCGCTGAAAAAAACCGGTGTAGATAAATTACGCCAGAAATTAGATAACTGGTTTAGCACATTACCGCCGCAAGATGAGCAACATGCCGCTGATGCCGCTCAGTAA
- the dsbA gene encoding thiol:disulfide interchange protein DsbA, translated as MKKIWLALVGVVLAFSASAADFSDGKQFATLDKPVTQSPQVLEFFSFYCPHCYQFAQVYHIPDAIQKSLPADTKLTKYHVDFLGPLGKELTQAWAVAIALGVEDKVSPLMFDAVQKTQTVNTTQDIRQVFVAAGVKAEDYDSALNSFVVKSLVAQQEKAAADLQLRGVPAVFVNGKYMIKSDGLDTSTMDGYVKQYADVVKFLLSQK; from the coding sequence ATGAAGAAAATATGGCTTGCGCTGGTTGGCGTAGTGTTGGCGTTTAGTGCATCAGCGGCTGATTTTTCTGATGGTAAACAATTCGCTACATTGGATAAACCGGTTACACAATCCCCTCAGGTGCTGGAGTTCTTCTCGTTTTACTGTCCGCACTGTTACCAGTTTGCTCAGGTCTACCACATTCCTGATGCGATTCAGAAGTCGCTGCCAGCGGATACAAAACTGACCAAGTATCATGTGGATTTTCTTGGCCCGCTGGGTAAAGAACTGACCCAGGCATGGGCGGTTGCGATTGCGCTTGGTGTAGAAGACAAAGTCAGCCCGCTGATGTTTGATGCGGTACAGAAAACCCAGACGGTTAATACGACGCAAGATATTCGTCAGGTATTTGTGGCCGCAGGTGTAAAAGCCGAAGATTACGACAGCGCATTAAACAGTTTTGTGGTGAAGTCTTTAGTTGCCCAACAAGAAAAAGCCGCTGCGGACTTACAACTTCGTGGCGTTCCCGCAGTTTTCGTGAACGGCAAATATATGATTAAGAGCGATGGGCTCGATACCAGCACTATGGATGGTTACGTCAAGCAATATGCTGATGTTGTGAAGTTTCTGCTCTCTCAGAAATAA
- the yihI gene encoding Der GTPase-activating protein YihI, whose product MKQPFKGTGRKVSAPKTKRKSREELDQEARARKRQKKRRGHAAGSRTQASGGQKQNSASGQAADPRIGSKKPIPLLANGAALPVSRPVVAAGEEAVRLSPQEELEKLENDPQLDALLDRLEKGETLSAKEQSWVDETLDRIDILMEQLGIDLGDDDEEEDEQQEDMLQLLRRNNPKDGY is encoded by the coding sequence ATGAAACAGCCATTCAAAGGCACGGGACGTAAAGTTTCCGCGCCAAAAACGAAAAGAAAAAGCCGCGAAGAGTTAGACCAGGAAGCGCGTGCGCGTAAACGTCAGAAAAAACGTCGTGGTCATGCAGCAGGAAGCCGTACTCAGGCCTCCGGTGGCCAAAAACAGAATTCGGCTTCAGGCCAGGCTGCTGACCCGCGTATCGGCAGTAAGAAACCGATCCCTTTATTGGCTAACGGCGCAGCATTACCCGTGTCGCGGCCTGTGGTGGCTGCCGGGGAAGAGGCTGTTCGCCTGTCGCCACAAGAAGAACTCGAGAAGCTGGAAAATGATCCGCAGCTTGATGCGTTGCTAGACAGACTGGAGAAAGGGGAAACTCTGTCAGCCAAAGAGCAATCATGGGTTGATGAAACACTGGATCGGATTGATATCCTGATGGAACAGTTAGGGATCGATCTGGGTGATGATGATGAAGAAGAAGACGAGCAGCAAGAGGATATGTTGCAACTGCTGCGTCGTAATAACCCGAAAGACGGCTATTAA
- the glnG gene encoding nitrogen regulation protein NR(I) → MQRGIVWIVDDDSSIRWVLERALTGAGLTCATFDNGTQALNALTTQTPDVLLSDIRMPGMDGLALLQQIKQRHPMLPVIIMTAHSDLDAAVSAYQQGAFDYLPKPFDIDEAVALVERAISHYLEQQQPVRNQPISGPTTDIIGEAPAMQDVFRIIGRLSRSSISVLINGESGTGKELVAHALHRHSPRAKAPFIALNMAAIPKDLIESELFGHEKGAFTGANQIRQGRFEQADGGTLFLDEIGDMPLDVQTRLLRVLADGQFYRVGGYAAVKVDVRIIAATHQNLELRVQEGKFREDLFHRLNVIRVHLPPLRERREDIPRLARYFLQATAKELGVEPKNLHPETEAALTRLPWPGNVRQLENTCRWLTVMAAGQEVLIQDLPPELFETTAPDATVHVMPDSWATLLAQWADRALRSGHQNLLAEAQPEMERTLLTTALRHTQGHKQEAARLLGWGRNTLTRKLKELGME, encoded by the coding sequence ATGCAACGAGGGATAGTCTGGATTGTCGATGACGATAGCTCCATCCGTTGGGTGCTGGAACGTGCGCTTACCGGCGCGGGTTTAACCTGCGCGACCTTTGATAACGGTACGCAGGCGCTCAATGCGCTGACGACACAAACGCCTGACGTGCTGTTGTCCGACATCCGTATGCCCGGTATGGACGGGCTGGCGCTGCTGCAACAAATCAAGCAACGCCACCCGATGCTGCCGGTTATTATCATGACCGCACATTCCGATTTGGATGCCGCGGTCAGCGCCTATCAGCAAGGGGCATTTGATTACCTGCCCAAACCGTTTGATATTGACGAAGCGGTGGCGCTGGTTGAGCGGGCTATCAGTCATTATCTCGAACAACAGCAACCGGTACGCAACCAGCCGATTAGCGGGCCAACCACCGATATTATTGGCGAAGCCCCTGCCATGCAGGATGTGTTCCGTATTATCGGTCGGCTTTCCCGCTCCTCTATCAGCGTGCTGATAAACGGTGAGTCCGGTACGGGCAAAGAGCTGGTCGCCCATGCCTTGCATCGCCACAGTCCGCGAGCCAAAGCACCGTTCATCGCACTCAATATGGCCGCCATCCCCAAAGATTTGATTGAATCTGAATTGTTTGGCCATGAAAAAGGCGCGTTTACCGGCGCGAATCAAATTCGTCAGGGGCGCTTTGAACAAGCGGATGGCGGCACGTTATTTCTCGATGAAATCGGTGATATGCCGTTAGATGTGCAAACCCGCCTGTTGCGCGTACTGGCTGACGGTCAGTTTTACCGGGTTGGCGGCTATGCTGCGGTTAAAGTCGATGTGCGTATTATCGCCGCCACGCATCAGAATCTGGAATTGCGGGTACAGGAAGGCAAATTCCGTGAAGACCTGTTCCACCGTCTCAACGTGATTCGTGTCCATCTGCCGCCGCTACGCGAACGCCGCGAAGATATTCCGCGCCTGGCGCGTTACTTCTTGCAAGCAACCGCGAAAGAACTGGGAGTCGAGCCCAAAAATCTGCACCCGGAAACCGAAGCGGCACTCACTCGCCTCCCCTGGCCGGGTAATGTGCGCCAACTGGAGAACACCTGCCGCTGGTTAACCGTGATGGCGGCCGGGCAAGAAGTGTTGATTCAGGATCTGCCGCCGGAGTTGTTTGAAACCACCGCGCCAGATGCCACCGTGCATGTGATGCCAGACAGTTGGGCGACGCTGCTGGCGCAATGGGCAGATCGCGCACTGCGCTCCGGTCATCAGAATTTGCTGGCAGAAGCCCAGCCCGAAATGGAGCGCACACTGCTGACAACAGCACTGCGCCACACGCAAGGACATAAACAAGAGGCGGCTCGTTTGCTGGGATGGGGCCGAAATACCCTGACGCGCAAACTGAAAGAGCTGGGCATGGAATAA
- a CDS encoding serine/threonine protein kinase yields the protein MGDAVFNFHALSPDVIMDALWSVGIRVDSGLTALNSYENRVYQFIDEARHRHVVKFYRPQRWNESQIIEEHLFAAELVNDDVPVVAPCALQGKTLHEYEGFWFVVFPSVGGRQYEIDNDDQLEQVGRYLGRIHQTGGRNLFSARPTISISEYLDVPLTTLINTHLIPDTQKASFLSAATRLVAEVKTHWHTNWQARRLHGDCHPGNILWRDGPLFVDLDDARNGPAIQDLWMLLHGERQEQRIQLDILLDAYSEFSSFDEAELALIEPLRAMRMVHYLAWVAHRWQDPAFPRSFPWMQEADFWEKQAIIFTEQVRLLQEPPLQLVPMY from the coding sequence ATGGGTGATGCCGTATTTAATTTCCATGCACTGTCACCGGATGTCATCATGGACGCGCTCTGGTCTGTTGGCATCCGTGTTGACTCGGGGTTGACCGCACTAAACAGTTATGAAAACCGGGTGTACCAGTTCATTGATGAAGCACGACATCGCCACGTTGTGAAATTTTATCGTCCGCAGCGCTGGAATGAATCTCAGATTATTGAAGAACACCTGTTTGCGGCCGAGCTGGTTAATGATGACGTTCCTGTTGTTGCGCCATGTGCTTTACAGGGAAAAACCCTTCATGAATATGAAGGATTCTGGTTTGTCGTGTTCCCAAGCGTAGGTGGACGTCAGTATGAAATTGATAACGACGATCAACTGGAACAGGTTGGACGTTATCTGGGGCGCATCCATCAAACCGGGGGACGAAATCTGTTTTCAGCCCGGCCCACTATCAGTATTAGCGAGTATCTTGATGTGCCGTTAACGACATTAATCAATACTCACCTTATTCCTGATACGCAAAAAGCGTCGTTTCTGAGTGCGGCGACACGCTTGGTGGCTGAGGTCAAAACACACTGGCACACCAACTGGCAAGCCAGACGCCTCCACGGAGACTGTCACCCTGGCAATATTCTCTGGCGCGATGGCCCGTTGTTTGTTGATTTGGATGACGCGCGTAATGGCCCGGCAATTCAGGATCTCTGGATGCTGTTGCATGGCGAGCGTCAGGAGCAGCGCATTCAACTGGATATTTTGCTGGATGCGTATAGTGAATTTTCCTCTTTTGATGAAGCAGAACTGGCGCTGATTGAACCGTTACGTGCGATGCGTATGGTTCATTACCTCGCCTGGGTTGCTCATCGCTGGCAAGACCCCGCTTTTCCACGCAGTTTTCCATGGATGCAGGAAGCGGATTTCTGGGAAAAGCAGGCAATAATTTTTACTGAACAGGTCAGGCTGTTGCAAGAACCCCCGCTACAGCTAGTACCAATGTACTGA
- the hemN gene encoding oxygen-independent coproporphyrinogen III oxidase has product MSGQTIDWDLALIQKYNYSGPRYTSYPTALEFSEHYDSAAFADAVARYPERPLSLYLHIPFCHKLCYFCGCNKLVTRQQHKADDYLERLALEIGQRAPLFAHRTVTQMHWGGGTPTFLNKTQVSRLMALLRQHFHISAQAEMSLEVDPREIELDMLDHLRAEGFNRLSMGVQDFNKEVQRLVNREQDEAFIFALIERARALGFASTNIDLIYGLPRQTPESFAFTLQRVAELRPDRLSVFNYAHLPTLFAAQRKIKEADLPNAEQKLAILQHTIESLTASGYQFIGMDHFARPDDELAVAQREGKLHRNFQGYTTQGDTDLLGLGVSAISMIGDSYAQNQKELKRYAASVEQHGHALWRGVTLTQDDCLRRDVIKALICHFRLEFAAIERVYGVLLREYFREDLALLEPMAQDGLVEIQPEGIQVTAKGRLLIRNICMCFDVYLRSKMRERQFSRVI; this is encoded by the coding sequence ATGTCCGGGCAGACAATAGACTGGGATTTGGCTCTGATTCAGAAGTATAACTATTCGGGGCCGCGCTATACCTCTTACCCGACGGCGCTGGAGTTCAGTGAACATTACGATTCTGCCGCTTTTGCCGACGCCGTGGCGCGTTACCCTGAACGACCGCTCTCGTTATATCTGCACATCCCGTTCTGTCATAAGCTGTGTTACTTCTGCGGCTGCAACAAACTGGTGACGCGCCAGCAGCACAAGGCGGATGACTACCTTGAACGACTGGCGCTGGAAATTGGCCAGCGTGCGCCACTGTTTGCCCATCGTACCGTCACCCAGATGCACTGGGGCGGAGGGACGCCCACGTTCCTGAATAAGACGCAGGTCAGCCGGCTGATGGCGCTATTGCGCCAGCATTTTCACATTTCCGCCCAGGCAGAAATGTCACTGGAAGTTGACCCGCGGGAAATAGAGCTCGACATGCTTGACCACCTGCGTGCTGAAGGGTTTAACCGCCTTAGCATGGGGGTGCAGGATTTCAATAAAGAGGTACAGCGGCTGGTTAACCGCGAGCAGGACGAAGCCTTTATTTTTGCCCTGATTGAGCGAGCCAGAGCGCTGGGGTTTGCCTCCACCAATATTGATTTGATTTATGGCTTGCCCCGGCAGACGCCAGAGAGCTTTGCGTTCACCTTGCAGCGGGTGGCGGAGCTGCGTCCAGACCGGCTCAGTGTCTTTAACTACGCGCATTTACCGACTCTGTTTGCCGCCCAGCGCAAGATAAAAGAGGCGGACTTACCGAATGCGGAGCAGAAACTGGCGATTTTACAGCACACCATCGAAAGCCTGACGGCATCTGGCTATCAGTTTATCGGCATGGATCATTTCGCCCGGCCGGATGATGAGCTGGCGGTGGCACAGCGCGAAGGAAAATTACACCGCAATTTCCAGGGCTATACTACCCAGGGTGATACTGACCTGTTGGGGTTAGGTGTGTCCGCCATCAGTATGATTGGCGACAGCTATGCCCAGAATCAGAAGGAACTGAAGCGGTATGCGGCATCGGTTGAACAGCACGGCCATGCACTGTGGCGTGGTGTCACGCTCACACAAGACGATTGCCTGCGTCGTGATGTGATTAAAGCGTTGATTTGCCATTTCCGGCTGGAGTTCGCGGCTATTGAGCGGGTGTATGGCGTGTTATTGCGTGAATATTTCCGTGAAGATTTGGCGTTGCTGGAGCCGATGGCGCAAGATGGCCTGGTCGAGATTCAGCCTGAGGGGATTCAGGTGACGGCCAAAGGCCGTTTATTGATTCGCAATATCTGTATGTGCTTTGATGTCTATTTGCGCAGTAAAATGCGTGAGCGCCAGTTTTCTCGCGTTATCTGA